The following coding sequences lie in one Trypanosoma brucei gambiense DAL972 chromosome 7, complete sequence genomic window:
- a CDS encoding chaperone protein DNAj, putative, with protein sequence MNERFQQLMEAYSVLSDEGKRAAYDASGKLGLNRYSLIPKEITQREDILRYMSTLEREAELLKLSKLLSASSRTTVSYSVDHLTNSMWKLGTSANDTLQQQSNGVDTEEAGTDEGETETPPKGDIADAANGAEGSSAQPVPLNTSVAVREVQLDGKNLLVLIPGDEVQQQLRQQLQHSTGGGSGGSAAPLSPEQRFGGVPLAAKLLLGLLPRKLHFEHSIHHYASPSFSVRTKTEAQHEGMRSVLRCTAIASYQPNPVTLYSISWRLSVARLHIACTWERILNNLWRLKSKLVLFNTQSLLPMYELSLKRMLAAGLEVENTWVMSMRNRGLFRTTIGQSTPEGAQRGLQFLVGYRSANVSLFSTAPVVWGGGEPGCGGVSRGVLEHSVSVDALRGRAHVGFSSWYTISKHNRIGVGFSTALPCPRGLSRYVSPFVDHPEYLSINEMSFLLGRGDHLIRIPVVVFHSPKVQSALLWLTAPVLLYRIGRLVMRPYQSARMAALYRQNRLDHRTEMDVARVRATHEQKALQSSSLRSRMAEEQIGGLVIINARYGVLQPRYPESLVLPPKQPNAAGNRSEVSGRQRQTWWRFWRAGRGTPTPSESVTVNGKKNDEGEETEGDSSSSVLVLDVTVPLQNFVRDSQLVLPEGSKSKLVGFPDPDPFTRERKQLKIVYRFQRRRHVVILDDEDIVRLPQREHLVES encoded by the coding sequence ATGAACGAGCGATTCCAGCAACTGATGGAGGCGTACTCTGTGCTTTCTGACGAAGGGAAGCGGGCTGCGTATGATGCAAGCGGCAAGTTGGGTCTTAACCGCTACTCGCTCATTCCCAAAGAGATCACACAGAGAGAAGATATTTTGCGTTACATGTCTACTCTGGAGAGGGAAGCAGAACTGTTGAAGCTATCGAAATTGCTCTCTGCTAGTTCTAGGACTACCGTCTCGTATTCTGTCGATCATCTCACAAATTCCATGTGGAAACTTGGAACTTCTGCAAATGATACTTTGCAGCAGCAGAGTAATGGTGTTGATACTGAGGAGGCAGGTACTGACGAGGGGGAGACGGAGACACCTCCTAAAGGTGACATAGCGGATGCGGCAAACGGGGCGGAAGGAAGCAGTGCGCAACCTGTTCCACTCAACACGAGTGTCGCCGTACGAGAAGTGCAGCTAGATGGAAAGAACTTACTTGTGTTAATTCCCGGAGATGaggtgcagcagcagttgcggCAGCAGTTACAGCATTCGACTGGTGGTGGCAGTGGAGGGTCAGCGGCTCCTCTCAGCCCTGAGCAGCGCTTTGGTGGGGTCCCACTTGCAGCGAAATTACTGCTTGGGTTGTTACCCCGAAAACTCCATTTCGAACACTCCATCCACCACTATGCATCGCCGTCATTTAGTGTGCGAACGAAAACGGAAGCCCAGCACGAGGGGATGCGATCGGTTTTGCGGTGTACAGCGATAGCATCCTATCAACCCAATCCAGTGACATTATATTCTATTTCGTGGCGCCTGTCTGTCGCGAGGTTGCACATCGCTTGTACTTGGGAGCGCATACTCAACAACTTGTGGAGACTTAAATCAAAACTGGTACTGTTCAACACCCAGTCTCTACTTCCCATGTATGAGCTGTCTCTTAAACGGATGCTGGCTGCTGGGTTGGAGGTCGAAAACACGTGGGTTATGTCAATGAGAAACAGGGGCTTGTTCAGAACTACGATAGGGCAATCTACGCCTGAAGGTGCGCAACGAGGTCTGCAGTTTCTTGTTGGTTATCGCAGTGCaaatgtttctcttttcagcactgcgcctgTGGtgtgggggggaggggaaccAGGCTGTGGGGGTGTTTCGAGGGGCGTGTTGGAGCATTCAGTGAGCGTAGATGCGTTGCGGGGCAGAGCGCACGTTGGCTTCTCCTCATGGTATACTATTTCGAAGCATAATCGGATTGGGGTCGGTTTTTCCACGGCCCTTCCATGTCCTCGTGGTCTTTCGAGGTACGTCTCGCCATTTGTGGACCACCCCGAATACCTTTCTATCAATGAAATGTCATTTCTCTTAGGGAGGGGTGACCATCTTATTCGGATCCCTGTCGTCGTTTTCCACTCACCGAAAGTTCAAAGCGCCTTACTGTGGTTGACAGCTCCGGTGTTACTTTATCGTATTGGGCGGCTTGTTATGCGACCATATCAATCGGCTCGCATGGCGGCTCTGTATCGTCAAAATCGTTTGGACCATCGAACAGAGATGGATGTGGCCCGTGTGCGTGCCACTCATGAGCAAAAGGCATTGCAGAGCAGCTCCCTCCGCAGTCGTATGGCGGAGGAGCAAATCGGTGGACTTGTTATAATCAATGCGAGGTATGGCGTGCTTCAGCCGCGCTACCCGGAGTCGTTGGTTTTGCCACCGAAACAACCGAATGCCGCGGGTAACCGTTCTGAAGTTAGTGGAAGGCAACGGCAGACGTGGTGGAGGTTTTGGCGGGCGGGGAGGGGGACCCCCACGCCTTCGGAGTCCGTGACCGTGaacggtaaaaaaaatgacgaaggtgaagaaaccgAAGGCGATTCATCATCCTCAGTACTTGTGTTGGACGTAACGGTGCCGCTGCAAAACTTTGTTCGAGACTCTCAGCTTGTACTTCCAGAAGGATCCAAGAGTAAATTGGTTGGTTTTCCCGACCCTGATCCCTTTACacgggaaagaaagcaacttAAAATTGTTTATAGGTTCCAGCGTCGGCGACATGTGGTTATTTTAGATGATGAAGATATCGTTCGACTGCCACAAAGGGAACATTTGGTTGAGTCGTAG